AAGCACATGTTCATAACCCTCGATAGAAGGATAGTGTTTGACTTAAATACTGCATCTTGTTCTTGTCATAGTGTTCTAAAGACATTTCTTCATGACCCTTTGGTCGAGTGGAGCAAGCAAGGCAAAGGACTCTCTAAACCCCAGGCGAATGAGACAGGAGAGATAGTCAATGAGAAGGTATACTGTGTACACGCAAAGACATCATGATTCATTAATTCACTCATGGTTGGCAACAGCGAGGTAGAGGGAGTGGGGAAACTATCCTCCAACAGCTGGGGTTTATATCCCCTCATCTGCAAGCAGCCACCAGGGTGAAGAACATCACCAGTAATCAGTAACACACAACATTTGCAGCATATATTGAAGTAGATAACTTCTGACTTTGGCATGTTTTTTTTGTAAATGGAATTTCTGCTGCTCTTTAAtcttttttttgtaatatatATCGAGATATTGTCTGGCATTTTGTCTCGTCTGAGGGCTGTTTGTTGCCTCGTTCTATTGTCTTCTTTTACTATTTGAGAGCTTCCATCACAGAAAAAAAGTCTTATCCATTAGATGATGGATAATTAAGttttatgaccccccccccccccgccgcactTCTGCCAGGCCAAGACCCACGTGTGTGACATCGAGCAGCGTCTGCAGGGCGTGATCAAGAGCCGGAATAAAGTGCTGGGCCTGCCTCTCTCTATTGAGGGACACGTGCACTACCTCATACAGGAAGGCACCGATGACAAGCTGCTGTGTCAGATGTACCTGGGCTGGGGACCTTACCTGTAACTCACCTGCACACCAGAGCTGATTGACGGTCAATCACCATCATCAAATGttagttttttttagttttttttttaaatttaaacagACATGGGCTGCCACATAAGGCCAACATGGGGAGTGTCAGAAAGATTAAAGAATCCACAATCACTGGAATGTATCAAGAGTCAATTTAATACACTGCCCTGTGATTAACTCCTTACATGGCACCTTCCCGATTCAGTAACCCCTGCTTCAAGAAGATTTAAAACAAACACAATTTCCATATTGGACCCAGCTCTGGCATGCATAATGCTGCGTTTCTTGGTCTGTGACAATGGGTGCATTGTCGATTGTGTAAATGGTGGCAGTGAAGTATTCACTGTCACCGCTGATTTATATTTTCATGTTTTGTGAAAATGAAGAATCTTTGTGGTATTTCTGTAAATATATTTACAATAAAATATTCTAACTTTTTCACAGAATGGACTTGTTTTGttcatatggtgtgtgtgtgtgtgtgtgagagagagagagacgtgcgtTTTCTAATCTCCGCCGTGTTTCGAAAGTCTGCCGTTTTAATCCCTTatccttctgtctctccctcctctgttccctcttttttttttacatcccacGTGTATGTTGCTCTTTTGCCTAGTCCTCCGTGGAttccccctcctctccctttctgctctctctctctctctctctctgtttgcatAGAAAGTGTGTCCGACCACATCGCCTCCCTCGTGCAGCAGCAGCCATGGTGACGTGCTCGTTTGTGGGCCCGTTAAGAGGATAACCGTGAGGATTactaaccttttttttctttttcttttttaaacggGACTATTTGTGTGAAcaaacttttggggggggggtttctcggTTATTTTGGCTGGACCTGAGTTCGGACACTCAGAGAGTGACGGTATTTGTGATCATTGCCGTCCTCCTTCTCATCAACGCGTGGCTCCTGTTTAATCTCATTTTCGAGGGAGGAGGAATACTGCGTTCTCCGCAGGACTGACGAGAGGATTTATTCTAGAGCAAGGCGACCAACAGAGGATATACATTTATATTTCTTTAACGGATTGTGTCGTGAGGCTAGTCATTTTAGAATAATAGGTCAATTTATGGTTTAAACGCTGGCGGCATCTCCGGATTGCGTCACGACGCGCTTGTGCGTAATCCCCCCCCCTGCGTCACTAAAACGTCTCGCCGCCGCGATTAGGAGCGTCCGATCCCCCCAAGTAAACAAACCGAGCTGGGGATGGGCAGTGCTGACCTCTAGACGCAGCCGATCTGAAGCCCCGCTGTCCTCCCAAGGTGGTGGGGGAAACGGACAGAACCACGGAGACGCCGGGAATCGGAAGAGAAGACGGAAGGTGCCACGGCTGACCTCACCGGTTTCGTTGGATGGACGGTACGGACGCGATCCACACCCCGCGGATGTAAAGGCGTGGCGCGCGTCTGCGGAGGTCATGAAGAGGTCATCCGGCGTTTGTCGCTCGTCATCCGCCGCCGTTTATAACAACGCTGTCTCCGAGGTGCGGCCGTCATGGATTTGACGAGATGGGCTGTGGACGCGGGTCAGCTCGTCAACCGAGCTGTTCAGGTAACGAGCACGAGaccatccagacccacggcgcacctgCGCGTTTGGGGGGTCGCGCGTCCTACTCGGCGCCCCAGTCAGGTCGtccgtgactgactgactgactgaccacaGATTACGACGCGTAGCCCACATTAACTCTCCTTATCCGCGATTAAACGAGTTGTTTGCATTCATACGTGCATGGAGAGAAAGCCGACACAGTGCGAGTTACATCTCCCCCTCCGTTTTAAGGCTAGAGGGCTTCGTGCTTTGTTTCAGGAAGGAGGTTCTCCACAGTTTTGCTAGTCTGCAAGAGTAAACACGTCTGCACATACTGTAAGTCTAATGGGCTACATACTGCCAAGGTTGAACTAGTCCAAGATGGGGgagttttcattttatttttttattttttgcaataTGAAGGAGTTAAGGAGAGTTCACCATATAGTATATGCAGCCTTTAACGTTCAACTCCGTTTGCAGGGAATGTACCGCTCTATCAACGATTGTGGGGATTTTAGAGGGGAACTGGGGTAGTTTTGAGAGAAGTCATAAAAAGCAGACCCTGCtagattcctttttttcccctttctttctttaATCAAACAATAAGACTTGTAGTCTAACATTACTTATGGGTGTCAATTTGCCTTACTGGGTCCttttgcagtgtgacagtgtTGTGATATGTGCATGTTGTGCTGTCGATTCTGAAACTTCATATGGCTCTGCCCGAGTACAAACCAGGTCCTAACATTCTCAGATCATCATAAATTTAAGACACACCCAGAACTCGGTATCCTAACTCGTTGTTGGAGAAGGTAAATAAAACTTAAACACATATTGATATAGCAGTCAAACATGGCTGATCTGACAGCACATAATAAATATGGTTGTTCAAAATGATGTGTGATTATCCAAGTTGTGAAAACAAATGGGATTCAAAGAAATCAATAAAGGAAACTGCGGAATGCGCCTCCTTTATTTGTAGTACACCGGTGAGAGCGTGGGACAGGCGGAGAGGACAGAATTGAACAGTGACCTGGAGGAGCTCCTGGCCCGAGCAGAATCCACCAAGATGTGGACGGATCAGATCATTTCCCAGACAGAGGTTTTACTACAGCCCAACACGGGTCAGTCTCTCTCATTTACCCCCCAACATTACTGTCCTACTGTCTCTGCTTTGCCTGTAATTGCATTGGTCAGATGAATAGGGATGGCCGTTCTGCTCCCTCCATTGATCTAATTACGTCATCTAATGGACTATGAGAGGACGGAGCCTGTAATCATAAGGAGGAACATGAGGCTGCCTGAAGCATTAGGTTTTGAATGTCATTTGGGCCTATTTtaaacccaggcctcgaccaaatCTGCTTGTCATACCTCTCAGATGCGTGGGCCAACATCTTTTATGAGTCTTGCACAAGGATTTGTATGCATACATACTTAATACATGGCTCTGTTTGGACGAGGGCATGTGCAACCACAGCAGAACGTGGTTTTGGTTTGAATTAGTAGTGTTGAGGGCACTGCAATTGCCAAACATTGACAATGATATTTGATAGAGCATTACATATATAGGTCGTTTCCAATTATTAAGATGTCCCCCactcaggggcatccgggtagcatagcggtctatttcattacctaccaacactgggatcgccggatcgaatccccgtgttacctccggcttggtcgggcgtccctacagacacaattggtcgtgtctgcaggtaagaagccgaatgtgtgtgtgtgtcctggtgcactagcaccttctctggtcgattggggtgcctgttcaggggggatggggaactgggggaaatagcgtgatcctcccatgcgctacgtccccctggtgaaactcctcactgtcaggtgaaaagaaaagtggctggcaactccacctgtatcggaggaggcatgtggtagtctgcagccctccccggatcggcagagggggtggagcagcaaccgggacaactcagaagagtagggtaattggctgaatatggttggggagaaaaagagggggagaatttgaccccccccccactctgatAAACTTCCTTCGGTATAAAGAaatgtctgtgtttgtctgtctgaatAAATATTAAGGCACAATCTAAATGTTCAGCAGGTGCAATGATTGAATACCCCAGAACATGACTGCACCACTCTTTGACCTCTGACACACAGGAGCCCGGCTAGAGGACCGGCTCTATGAGCTTCTGGATTGGAGTGTCCCTCCTCGGCCTCGTGCCCACGAGGTGCTGGGGGACTACATGAGCCAGGCAGGGCTGGAGATGGGGCCCAACACACCCTATGGTGAGTGGACTCTATCTGCTGATGATGAGGGTGAATCGATTTATCTGGAACGCAAAGtggtttccatccattatccaaactgcttatcctgctctcagggtcgtgaggatgctggagcctatcccagcagtcactgggcagcaagcggggagacaggccttcacagggctctctcacacacacacacacacacacacacacattcacacctagggacaatttagtacggctgattcacctgacctacatgtctttggactgtgggaggaaactggagcccccggaggaaacccacgcagacacggggagaacatgcaaactccacacagaggatgacccccaaggttggactaccccagggctcaaacctaggaccttcttgctatgaggcgactgagctaaccactgtgccaccgtgccgccgcaaaATTGGGTGGTTGGTCCCAGTCAGATGGGGTAGTTGGACTTCCGGAGCCTGTTCTCAAGTTGTTACTGAATTGACATCATCCATAAGTATGAATAAAAGTGTGAGGGATTGAGTGCATGGGCTCTTTGATGGACTTGGCGACCTGTTCGGGGCCCCTGTCCTCCATCCAGCGTctcctgggacaggctccagcctcGTGTGGCCACAAATTAGTTTAAGCTGCTATGGAGGATGAATAAGTGAATTTCCTCAATCAGGACTTTCAAGTCAGCTGTGTGCTATTTTTAAACCTAAGTACGTGTTTTCTGCAGGGGCTGCGCTGCTCAGGTGCGGGGAGGTTCAAAAGCAAATGGGAGAGGTGGAGAGGAAGTTCACCCAAAGTACCAACATCCACTTCCTGACTCCTCTGCGCAGCTTCACTGAGGGAGAATACAGTGCCATACaggtgatgcacacacacacaatgtcacttGCCTAGATATTAttatttcatccctcccctctcctgctctttctctcctGTTAGACCCGCAGTTGTTCTTTTGTTCGATGCTGAAAATCTAATCACTTGGCATATCTTTCACCTTTCTGCATCTTGCTGTCTTACATCATTTGTAAAAGAAATGTAAAGCAAATGTGGTTttcaatacgtgtgtgtgtgtgtgtgtgtaggaagagCGCAGGATGTTGACGAATAAGCGATTGGACTTAGACATAGCCAAGACCAGACTGCGGAAAGCCCACGAGGCAGACACTGAGGCCAGGGTTAGTTTCCATGATGACGGCAACTGGTCATCGATTTCAACCTTcacaaattttttaaaaaaactaCGAACTTCACTTTTCCCTGTTGTATGTCACtacttactcccccccccccgccaccgccTCTGGTGCATGTTAACAAAAACACGCTAAGAtccctttcctctttttgttccTCCAACATATTTTGGCCATCTCCCTTGCAGGAGTTTCATCTTCTCATCCCGTCTCCcctttccatctctctcgctctgtcagaACCTGAATGCCAACCCGCTGGATGACGCTTACGTGACTCATGTCTCCTACATGTTCAGTTTCCTGCGTGTGAAATGGCTCAAGGTCAGTTTTCaacactctatcacacacacacacacacacacacacacacacacacacacacacacacacacagtctgacttTACCTGTGATGCTCTCTAACACATGAAAGTGCATATGGACACAAACACATTTGGCACAAAGAATGAACGACTTCGGCGTTGTGCAATattcataatttttttttctgtgcacTCAGATGTGGGCTCAGGAAATCACTCAGGTGAGTTTGCATTTAAATTTTCATGCACACAGGATCTGATATGAACACCACTCGTCCTATAAGCAAAAGAACCCCTTGCACACAAACAGCCATCAGTAAATATATAAAGGGTAGTGTTAAAagaccctttcttgtttgcagtggtgatggacaggttgatggaggagatcaggcaggagtctccgtggatgatgatgtttgcggatgacatcgtgatctgtagtgagagtaggatgcaggttgaggagagcctggagaggtggaggtatgcaccggagagaagaggaatgaaagtcagtaggagcaagatggaatacctacgtatgtgtgaatgagagggaggacagtgaaatggtgagaatgcaaggagtggaggtgatgaaggcatatgagtttaaatacttggggtcaactgtccaaagtaacggggagtgcagaagagaggtgaaaaagagagtgcaggcagggtggagtgggtggagaagagtgtcagaagtgatttgcgacagaagggtatcagcaagagttaaagggaaaggttacaagatggttgtgagaccagctatgttatatggtttggagacagtggcactgacgaaaagacaggaggcggagctggaggtggcagagttgaagatgctaagattttcactgggagtaacgaagaaggacaggattaggaacgattatattagagggactactcaggttggacggtttggagacaaagcaagagaggcaagattgagatggcttggacatgtgtggaggagagatgctgagtatattgggagaaggatgctgaatatggagctgccagggaagaggagaagaggaaggccaaagaggaggtttatggatgtggtgagggaagacatgcaggtggctggtgtgacagaggaagacgcagaagacaggaagaaatggaaacggatgatccgctgtggcgacccctaactggagcagccgaaagtagtagtagatattagagggaccgctcaggttggacggtttggagacaaagcaagagaggcaagattgagatggcttggacatgtgtggaggagagatgctgggtatattgggagaaggatgctgaatatggagctgccagtgaagaggaaaagaggaaggccaaagaggaggtttatggatgtggacaTGTagatggatggtgtgacagaggaagatgcagaagacaggaagaaatggaaacggatgatccgctgtggcaacccctaatgggagcagccaaaagtagtagtagtagtagtagtagtgatgttAAAAGGACTATATTATTAGCATTATCAATTTTATAGTCGATTTTTTTTGCAGAGGCAAAGCTGTTGATATATGCAGTAAATCTGGCAAGAACatcagagctgtgtgtgtgtgtgtgtgtgtgtgtgtgtgtgtgtgtgtgtgtgtgtgtgtgtgtgtgtgtgtgcgtgcgtgcgtgcgcgtttcTGCAGGCAGAAATGGAGCTGAGGATTTGTCAGAGTCTGTTTGATCGGCAGTCAGAGACGACCAGACGACTTCTGGAGAGAATCAGCAGCACTCATGTATGGATGCATGCAcacgtacacgcacgcacacacagacacggggtaATAAGATTATGTCACATCGGGTTTGGCAAGAGTTTGTCTGTACGCTCTTTATTATTGTCTCGGTGGCAAGAGCATTAatgccacacacaaacacacagcaaaatatgCACCCCTCTGCAAAATTGTTCTAAtgtaaaatgcatttttttttacgtTTCATCCATTTTAGAAAAACAAGTTTTCCTAGTTATCATACTGTATTGCTAAAATTTACAGAGGCCACTGTGACCCTTTTTTCAACTAAAACATTATTTACCATTCTATCTAAACAGTATAGATGATCTAAGTTAGGTGCtattattattttgtattattCATGGAGTGATGGATATCTCATTTTCAAACAAAACTCTTCACATCTTGCCATCTGGTCTTGCATGTGTCAGACTGACCATATGCGCTGCCTGACTGACTTTGTGGATGCCCAGGCCTGTTACTACGCCCAGTGCCACCAACATGCACAAGAGCTTCAGAAGCAGTTGGCCAGGTCTGTATCACACTGCTGAAATCGGTGTCATCGTAGTCAGAGGAAACCCTGGCAATCAACCCCCCCACCGCCCCCCggaaaaaaagtttttacttGAGTTTCTTCAAGTCTTTAGCTATTTCTCCAAAGAGGGGTTAGTTGGAAATTGGTAGGACTGCAACTAATTTCATGAGTAACCTACATATGTAGTACAGCATTGAATGGCAGCTTGTTGCCATTACAGCTTCATGTCTATTAATGAAATCTATtaatggggtgtctgggtggcgtggcagtctattccattgcctaccaacatggggatcacctgttcgaatccccgtgttacctttggctgggtcgggcgtccctacagacacaattggccgtgtctgtgggcaggaagctggatgtgggtatgtgtcctggttgctgcactagcgcttcctctggtcggtcggggcacctgttcgggggggaagagggaacttggggggggggtagtgtggtcCCCTggtaaaacgcctcactgtcaggtgaaaagaagcggctggcgactctacatgtataggaggaggcatgtggtagtctgcagccctccctggatcagcagagggggtggagctcagaagagtgggggtaattggccagatacaattggggagaagaaaggggGGGAAACAAAAAACTGAGTGATATTAATATTTTGTACCCCCGCAAAAGTCCTTCAGGCCCCACAGAGAAAATCACTTTCtgaaggataatcttttttttttctattctgtcATTTATGATAAATTCCCTCTGTAGCAACCTTCTCTTTTGCCTTGCAGCATCCCTGCAGTCCGCTGCTCCAATAACTGGCAAATAGTAACGAGCAGTGCAATCAGTCAGCCACCGACTGGCAACCATGTAGACAATGAAGCAGGACTGGAGCAAGCCACTCCAGTTTCTATAGTAATTCACCAGTTTCCAGACTTCAACCAAGCTCCAACAACTGGAAAGGCTACTACGGGGTCATCTGTTATGATGCAACCACCTGACCAGGCAAGcaagaacaataacaacaacaatgcatCGCAGACCTCATTGGACAGAAAGATAACTAACCGGTCATCAGCAAACACTGGAGAAATCGAGTCTTCAGCCACCAGAGTTTCATTGGAGACTCAGCCTTTAACCACAAACCGCGGACCTGGTCAGACCTTGCCATTAGGTACAGAACATCCTTCATCAACTGTTCAGACAACGGATCAGCTGGCAGCACCCAACGGGACAGCTAGCTCCTCCCTGGCAACCAATGGCAGCGCTAATGACCCCCAAACAACAAATGAAATGCTGAGCCAGCCCTTAACAACCGACAAAGCAGCTGGCGAGCTCCGGACATTTAGTGACACATCTAACCAACCCTTTGCAACCAACGGAAAACCAAGCCGATCCCTGTCAACCGCGGGAGCAGCTAATGAGCCCCGGAGGACAAATGGAGCGGCTGGTGAGCCTCCATTATCTACGGAAATGGCGTGCCAGCCCCTGGCAACTAATGGAGCAACTGGCCCTCCCGCAACAACCAAAGAAATAGCCATCCTCCCCTTGACAGCCGCTGAAATTGTGAGCGCTTCCCAAGTCGGCGATGACATGGCTACCCATCCACTTACAACCAGTGAAATGGCTGCTGTGACCCAGACAACCACCGACAGGGCAAACGAGTCCCTGACAGCCGATGATGATGACGTGGTGGCTTAAACTACTGCCAGTGAAATAGATGATACCAAGCATTCGATAATAGTCGGCCTTAGGTTGAAAAGAGATAAGAGTGTGGATTGATGGacaggattcaaacccaggccaagCCATGTCAGCTGGATTTCACCCACAATTGTACGTGGACGGATTTTGCGTTGATTGGTGTTATTAGATCTGCAATTAggagcgtccaggtagcgtagcggtctattctgttgcctaccagcacggggatcgccggttcgaatccctgtgttacctccggcttggttggacgtccctacagacacaattggccgtgtctgaaggtgggaagccggatgtgggtatgtgtcctggtcgctacactagcgtctcctctggttggtcagggcgcctgttcgggggggagggggaactggggggaatagcgtgatcctcccacgcgcttcgtccccctggcaagactcctcactgtcaggtgaaaagaagtggctggcgactccacgtgtatcgaaggaggcatgtggtagtctgcagccctccccagatcggcagagggggtggagcagcgactgggctggctcgggaagagtggggtaattggacgggtacagctggggagaaaaaaggagataaaagccaaaaaaaaaacaatgtgcaaTTACAGGATATACCTGGCTGGTCTTCTGTGGTAGAGCTGTGTTAGGAGCCAGTGGGCTAGGTTTTGTGTGCTCATTAGTACATGTGGTGTTTTATCACTTAGGCTATCCCGTAATAGAGAGAACGATGTCAAGTCATGGtgaaagagggttttttttctaaTCATGATGTGTTGCAATGTTATTATCAACCAATAGCCATACTGATGTGTCAATCATGTTGTATGAAAAGGGTGAAATTGGTACCCTCTAGTGGATGTAGATCTCCTCTCTCCCGGCCCCAGGCGAGCAGAGGAGGAGGCTGAGTTGACTGTTACGTTTGCTATATGTGAATATCAGGGTGTTTCTTTCAGTGTTTGTGAAACCAAATATTTATAAATACTTCAGAATGCTTATCGTGAGAATTAATcaaatgtgttgtgtgtgtgtatgagtgtgcgcGTGCGCTGGTGCATGAGTATATTgtatgtgtgaatatgtgtatgtTGGTGTGTGAATTTGTGTATCTGTGCGCAAATGGGCATGTCTGTCAAAatgtccaagtgtgtgtgtgtgtgtgtgtgtgaggcatgaTTTTTTTAGACCATGCAGCCCCCTTGTTGTTTGACTTTTAAATTTAACAGCTTTCTCAAGCTGGTACCACCCTCACcatagaggtgtgtgtgtttatatttatgaatgtgggtatgtgtttgcATAGACTCACAAACAGGTCTGTGTGCGAGAGCATGACAGTTTTTGTGTTTGTCAgtgcttagtgtgtgtgtgtgtgtaagaggaaCAGACACCTGtgttggcaacattgtaattaatgcagtcacgcCAATAAAGCATTATTGAGTTGGATTGATTAAAGTCAATTGCCTCTTTATCGTATTACACAACATAAGTGCTTCCCACTGATCCACACTTAAGACCATGCGAGATTTGCGCCCACATGTTCAGCacccacatatatacatacatacaaccaagtgctctctcacacacacacacacacacacacacacacacactgcaaaccTACTTTCTTTATCACACACAGTTCTTTTTGTCCTTTTTCTCTTTCCATCCTGAACCTGGTCTTTCTCATCTTGCTTGGCAAcctcctccccccccacccccctctctctcacacactcagtcGTATACATCGACGTTTACCCTCACCCCTTAAGCCCCACCAGGCGACACGGGTAGATGTTTCCATCCCCAGATGTTGTTAATTTTCCACGTGAGGGGAGCCCTGCTCTGCGCTGCTTTGGGAGCGCTTTGGGGAAGCCTGCGTGGAAAATCACACATACGCGCGCACATAAACGTACCGCCGGGCTGCTGATGTCATCATCACCTCCATTATTTTGTCCCACCGCGTTAAAGAAACGTGTGTTTCCCCAAACTGGGAATACACTGACCGCCACTCGTTTCCT
The DNA window shown above is from Lampris incognitus isolate fLamInc1 chromosome 16, fLamInc1.hap2, whole genome shotgun sequence and carries:
- the LOC130126271 gene encoding uncharacterized protein LOC130126271 isoform X3, coding for MSQAGLEMGPNTPYGAALLRCGEVQKQMGEVERKFTQSTNIHFLTPLRSFTEGEYSAIQEERRMLTNKRLDLDIAKTRLRKAHEADTEARNLNANPLDDAYVTHVSYMFSFLRVKWLKMWAQEITQAEMELRICQSLFDRQSETTRRLLERISSTHTDHMRCLTDFVDAQACYYAQCHQHAQELQKQLASIPAVRCSNNWQIVTSSAISQPPTGNHVDNEAGLEQATPVSIVIHQFPDFNQAPTTGKATTGSSVMMQPPDQASKNNNNNNASQTSLDRKITNRSSANTGEIESSATRVSLETQPLTTNRGPGQTLPLGTEHPSSTVQTTDQLAAPNGTASSSLATNGSANDPQTTNEMLSQPLTTDKAAGELRTFSDTSNQPFATNGKPSRSLSTAGAANEPRRTNGAAGEPPLSTEMACQPLATNGATGPPATTKEIAILPLTAAEIVSASQVGDDMATHPLTTSEMAAVTQTTTDRANESLTADDDDVVA
- the LOC130126271 gene encoding endophilin-B1-like isoform X2; this encodes MDLTRWAVDAGQLVNRAVQYTGESVGQAERTELNSDLEELLARAESTKMWTDQIISQTEVLLQPNTGARLEDRLYELLDWSVPPRPRAHEVLGDYMSQAGLEMGPNTPYGAALLRCGEVQKQMGEVERKFTQSTNIHFLTPLRSFTEGEYSAIQNLNANPLDDAYVTHVSYMFSFLRVKWLKMWAQEITQAEMELRICQSLFDRQSETTRRLLERISSTHTDHMRCLTDFVDAQACYYAQCHQHAQELQKQLASIPAVRCSNNWQIVTSSAISQPPTGNHVDNEAGLEQATPVSIVIHQFPDFNQAPTTGKATTGSSVMMQPPDQASKNNNNNNASQTSLDRKITNRSSANTGEIESSATRVSLETQPLTTNRGPGQTLPLGTEHPSSTVQTTDQLAAPNGTASSSLATNGSANDPQTTNEMLSQPLTTDKAAGELRTFSDTSNQPFATNGKPSRSLSTAGAANEPRRTNGAAGEPPLSTEMACQPLATNGATGPPATTKEIAILPLTAAEIVSASQVGDDMATHPLTTSEMAAVTQTTTDRANESLTADDDDVVA
- the LOC130126271 gene encoding endophilin-B1-like isoform X1; translation: MDLTRWAVDAGQLVNRAVQYTGESVGQAERTELNSDLEELLARAESTKMWTDQIISQTEVLLQPNTGARLEDRLYELLDWSVPPRPRAHEVLGDYMSQAGLEMGPNTPYGAALLRCGEVQKQMGEVERKFTQSTNIHFLTPLRSFTEGEYSAIQEERRMLTNKRLDLDIAKTRLRKAHEADTEARNLNANPLDDAYVTHVSYMFSFLRVKWLKMWAQEITQAEMELRICQSLFDRQSETTRRLLERISSTHTDHMRCLTDFVDAQACYYAQCHQHAQELQKQLASIPAVRCSNNWQIVTSSAISQPPTGNHVDNEAGLEQATPVSIVIHQFPDFNQAPTTGKATTGSSVMMQPPDQASKNNNNNNASQTSLDRKITNRSSANTGEIESSATRVSLETQPLTTNRGPGQTLPLGTEHPSSTVQTTDQLAAPNGTASSSLATNGSANDPQTTNEMLSQPLTTDKAAGELRTFSDTSNQPFATNGKPSRSLSTAGAANEPRRTNGAAGEPPLSTEMACQPLATNGATGPPATTKEIAILPLTAAEIVSASQVGDDMATHPLTTSEMAAVTQTTTDRANESLTADDDDVVA